From a single Shewanella denitrificans OS217 genomic region:
- a CDS encoding S8 family serine peptidase has protein sequence MKTKLSLAVSAALISGACFAGTGDKYNTTNQSNDEYAGLQVTKSEQVKKVASAWMIKLNVPSISQQHRTSNTDFSLASHNVQQSQQRVKSAIMQLDADIQVVGQTSKLVNSILVKADKSQLTALLSHSDIADILPIYDYQLDVADSADYINATKVIAAGTATGKGQRVAVLDTGVDYTHKALGGSGLVADYNAAVAAKSEMPNWPQGKIIGGYDFMNDDPNPIDVNTNHGTHVSHSVVGIAPDVELYVYSVCNSGCPGLAQLNALEAAMDPNDDGDISDRVNTVNMSLGGDFGDSKGGAVQELIDEMVALGVNLVISAGNDGPTPFVVGGPSTSDGAISVGAMTHPTTKSAKIDAVAAGEAFESFGASFNTSNVFSFNDTTAPLVVPTTNQNGCTAFADDVDFTGKAVIIDRGTCGFTVKVLNAQKKGASFVIVANNKVNDGAFSMGGSDSAITIPSVMISKEDGDAIKAALASGNGAYSVVSKEVATAGAIATFTSRGPSIAGTLKPEITAPGTSIMTAHPGLGEGLTPISGTSFSSPITAGAMSIIKEALPKRNALEIKATMMNSANLDVTAEPRGLNPDAELAPISYIGAGLVDVEKAINLPVIAWNKDTKQAALAFGLVSLTETTSITKTIQVKNFSKDVKTYSLMAEQRFMNDIESGAVSFEMPTSVTVNAGQTKSFDVKVTINPTKLPKWSLTSSYELDGTAQEASDALTLSEYDGAIKFMDGETQALHVVYHILPRAAAAVSVKTEVTDKGVVRTLTNIGSTSITDPFSAPLTATSPKNMNLRHDLLNASSELASSSSCDAGIAIYNTFQMRDPIVHGLVASYNVDYDLDNDGTWDYTSKTVNLQWFNDAYPRSLYAMVTTYGTENGTLEPAFHITGNNFLTTKACFEDMGLAATDLGAKIGVRYRVEESDWAPVSTGTGDEVTTSLTLAAPDASAKLVKIPAAGVTPSAVESADDEEVTELKPGESAKLVTTVGKNAMGYMLLSDSGAMSVVANTSAAGNSAPTVQDLTLSVDKGTAANTVLGQIIATDPDMLTSPVSEFIVLNSNSSMLAISAKGVVSLSDTAVISQASETLTAQVVAVDTMGNSSAPATVSVNINNLKPTVAPTGMTGEEGSVVIASANAQDADGDKLTYNWVQTGGKTVSFANGATSKINFKAPAGDGVYEFSVTASDGRLTSEPGTATITVTAASSGGSMGWLTMLLLPLAALRRRKS, from the coding sequence GTGAAAACTAAACTATCACTTGCTGTTTCAGCAGCTCTTATTTCAGGCGCTTGTTTTGCAGGTACTGGAGATAAATACAACACGACTAATCAGTCAAATGATGAATATGCCGGTTTACAAGTAACCAAGTCAGAGCAAGTTAAAAAAGTAGCCTCTGCATGGATGATAAAACTAAATGTACCGTCAATTTCTCAGCAGCACCGTACATCTAACACAGACTTTTCTTTAGCCTCTCATAATGTTCAGCAGTCACAACAACGTGTTAAAAGTGCAATTATGCAACTTGATGCAGATATTCAAGTTGTAGGACAAACGTCTAAACTAGTGAACTCTATTCTTGTTAAAGCAGATAAGAGCCAGCTTACTGCGCTTTTATCTCACTCAGATATCGCAGATATCCTACCAATATATGATTATCAATTGGATGTTGCAGACAGTGCAGACTACATCAATGCCACTAAGGTTATTGCTGCAGGCACCGCAACGGGTAAAGGTCAACGAGTAGCGGTATTAGATACAGGGGTTGACTACACCCATAAAGCACTCGGTGGCTCAGGCCTAGTCGCTGATTATAATGCGGCTGTAGCTGCAAAATCAGAAATGCCGAATTGGCCGCAAGGTAAAATAATCGGCGGTTATGACTTCATGAATGATGATCCTAACCCTATCGATGTCAACACCAACCACGGAACACATGTTAGCCACTCTGTTGTAGGTATTGCACCAGATGTTGAACTCTATGTTTACTCTGTATGTAATTCAGGTTGTCCAGGTCTTGCGCAATTAAATGCCTTAGAAGCTGCAATGGATCCTAATGATGACGGTGATATTTCAGATCGTGTTAATACTGTAAACATGTCGCTTGGTGGCGATTTTGGTGACAGCAAGGGCGGTGCAGTTCAAGAGCTCATCGATGAAATGGTTGCTCTAGGTGTAAACTTAGTTATTTCTGCAGGCAATGATGGCCCAACTCCATTTGTAGTCGGTGGCCCTAGTACCTCTGATGGCGCTATTTCAGTTGGTGCTATGACTCACCCAACGACTAAATCGGCAAAGATTGATGCTGTAGCCGCAGGTGAAGCCTTTGAATCATTTGGAGCCAGTTTTAACACCAGCAACGTGTTCAGCTTTAATGACACCACTGCACCTTTAGTTGTACCAACTACAAATCAAAATGGCTGTACAGCATTTGCTGATGATGTAGATTTTACAGGCAAAGCTGTCATCATAGATCGCGGCACATGTGGTTTTACAGTCAAAGTGCTTAATGCCCAAAAGAAAGGTGCATCTTTTGTTATTGTAGCTAATAACAAAGTTAATGATGGCGCATTCTCAATGGGTGGCAGTGATTCGGCCATCACCATTCCTTCTGTAATGATTTCTAAAGAAGATGGCGATGCAATTAAAGCAGCATTAGCTTCTGGAAACGGTGCTTATTCCGTAGTCTCAAAAGAAGTTGCTACTGCCGGTGCTATTGCAACATTTACTTCTCGTGGACCGTCAATTGCGGGTACTTTAAAGCCTGAAATCACAGCTCCAGGCACGTCTATCATGACAGCTCACCCAGGTCTTGGTGAAGGCTTAACGCCTATTAGTGGAACGTCGTTTTCAAGCCCTATTACTGCGGGTGCTATGAGTATTATCAAAGAAGCATTACCAAAACGTAATGCTCTTGAAATTAAAGCAACCATGATGAACTCTGCTAATTTAGATGTCACAGCAGAACCAAGAGGCTTAAACCCTGATGCAGAATTAGCACCAATCAGTTATATCGGTGCTGGTTTAGTTGATGTAGAAAAAGCAATCAACTTACCTGTTATTGCATGGAATAAAGATACAAAGCAAGCTGCATTGGCTTTTGGTTTAGTTTCTTTAACTGAAACAACCTCAATAACCAAAACCATCCAAGTGAAGAACTTTTCTAAAGACGTTAAAACATATTCACTTATGGCTGAACAGCGTTTCATGAATGATATCGAGTCTGGTGCGGTTTCTTTCGAAATGCCTACAAGCGTGACAGTCAATGCAGGTCAAACTAAATCTTTTGATGTAAAGGTCACCATTAACCCAACGAAGCTACCAAAATGGTCGTTAACCTCATCATATGAATTAGATGGCACAGCTCAAGAAGCCTCTGATGCGCTGACTCTTTCTGAGTACGATGGTGCTATCAAGTTTATGGATGGTGAAACACAAGCACTTCATGTGGTTTATCATATTTTACCAAGAGCGGCAGCTGCCGTTTCTGTTAAAACTGAGGTCACTGATAAAGGTGTTGTGAGAACATTAACTAATATTGGTTCAACATCAATCACAGATCCATTTAGCGCTCCTCTGACTGCTACCAGCCCTAAGAACATGAATTTGCGTCATGACTTATTGAATGCATCAAGTGAATTGGCTTCTAGCTCATCATGTGATGCTGGCATTGCCATTTACAATACATTCCAAATGCGCGATCCCATTGTTCATGGCTTAGTTGCCAGTTATAACGTTGATTATGACTTAGACAATGATGGCACTTGGGATTACACCTCTAAAACCGTCAACCTCCAATGGTTTAACGATGCTTACCCTCGTTCTTTATACGCTATGGTAACAACCTATGGTACTGAAAACGGAACTTTAGAACCTGCATTCCATATAACAGGTAATAACTTTCTTACTACCAAAGCTTGTTTTGAAGATATGGGATTAGCTGCAACCGACTTAGGTGCCAAAATTGGCGTCCGCTACCGTGTTGAAGAAAGCGATTGGGCGCCGGTATCTACAGGAACGGGTGATGAAGTCACGACTTCGTTAACCTTAGCTGCACCTGATGCTTCTGCAAAATTAGTTAAGATCCCTGCTGCTGGGGTGACTCCATCTGCGGTAGAGTCTGCTGACGATGAAGAGGTCACTGAACTTAAGCCTGGTGAAAGTGCCAAGTTAGTTACAACCGTTGGCAAGAACGCTATGGGATACATGCTGCTCTCAGATAGTGGGGCTATGTCAGTAGTAGCCAATACTTCTGCAGCAGGCAACTCTGCGCCTACAGTTCAAGATCTCACTTTATCTGTAGACAAGGGAACTGCAGCTAACACAGTGTTAGGGCAAATTATCGCAACAGATCCTGATATGCTGACTAGCCCCGTATCTGAATTTATTGTCTTAAACTCCAATTCAAGTATGTTAGCAATTAGTGCTAAGGGTGTAGTTAGCCTAAGTGATACTGCAGTGATTAGCCAAGCAAGTGAAACACTCACGGCGCAAGTTGTTGCTGTAGACACTATGGGTAACAGCTCAGCACCTGCGACAGTCTCTGTAAATATTAATAATCTTAAACCAACTGTGGCTCCTACTGGTATGACTGGTGAAGAGGGTTCGGTTGTCATAGCGAGTGCAAATGCTCAAGATGCTGACGGTGATAAACTAACCTATAACTGGGTGCAAACTGGCGGTAAAACAGTCTCATTTGCAAACGGTGCTACATCAAAAATTAACTTTAAAGCACCAGCGGGTGATGGTGTCTATGAGTTTTCTGTGACAGCCTCTGATGGCCGCCTAACAAGTGAGCCAGGCACAGCAACTATTACTGTTACTGCTGCTTCAAGCGGTGGTTCTATGGGTTGGTTAACTATGTTGTTACTACCTCTAGCTGCATTGCGTCGTCGCAAGTCTTAA
- a CDS encoding carotenoid oxygenase family protein, which produces MDRRQFVTSSLALLTTAAWGGAAAKLLSLNKVSELKRQPWAIGFLGAEPSPLKKMTVTGTFPLALEGCLYRNGPAKMSRAGLDYQHWFDGDGMVQKFTIKAGEVSHQSEFIKTEKYLAEEQAGKFLFNSAGTVIPNSRAIGNNDDINTANTSLLPRNGQLLALWEAGSPHMIDPDNLSTQGIKSFGAKFTGLPFSAHPLADGDGGLWNFGCWYVGGNKTLLVYQVGSDDNVSRLASIELPQAGYIHDFAQSQNKLVFYIPPCVYQHCDTYIDSFTWQQGLGSKLLIIDKHDFEKRQYVDLPDGFVFHFGQAFEEENQMWVELSLYNNADILTQGMKSLLKGDQAEITPEAQWVRISIELESTTASNSELLRLNGKALSAQKTNEAQISYSGVMMEFPQFDQSGHGMRLGKATYGIGASALSLSGLSDTLYRVASQPEQAVQSYHLGANIIAEEALFIESHDDTEGYLVMTWLDYGRQVSGLSVFDASKITQGPIATAKLDAVIPLGFHGCFIKSE; this is translated from the coding sequence ATGGACAGAAGACAGTTTGTTACATCATCACTAGCCTTATTAACGACAGCCGCTTGGGGCGGCGCTGCCGCTAAGCTACTGTCGCTGAATAAGGTGTCTGAGCTTAAGCGTCAGCCGTGGGCGATAGGTTTTTTGGGGGCAGAGCCAAGTCCGCTTAAAAAAATGACAGTCACAGGGACCTTTCCATTAGCGCTTGAAGGCTGCTTATATCGTAATGGTCCGGCTAAGATGTCACGAGCTGGGTTGGATTATCAACATTGGTTTGATGGCGATGGCATGGTGCAAAAATTTACCATTAAAGCCGGCGAGGTAAGCCATCAGAGTGAGTTTATCAAGACAGAGAAATACCTCGCCGAGGAGCAGGCTGGAAAATTCCTGTTCAATAGTGCCGGCACAGTGATCCCCAATAGCCGAGCGATTGGCAACAATGATGATATCAATACCGCCAATACCAGTTTACTCCCTAGGAATGGTCAATTGCTTGCTTTGTGGGAGGCGGGTTCTCCCCATATGATAGACCCAGACAATTTATCGACCCAAGGCATTAAGAGTTTTGGTGCTAAGTTCACAGGACTACCTTTTTCTGCTCATCCCTTAGCAGATGGTGACGGTGGATTGTGGAATTTCGGTTGCTGGTACGTAGGTGGCAACAAGACGCTCTTGGTCTATCAGGTGGGCAGTGATGATAATGTATCTCGCTTAGCCAGTATTGAATTACCGCAAGCTGGCTATATTCACGATTTTGCTCAAAGCCAAAACAAATTGGTGTTCTATATTCCCCCTTGTGTATATCAGCACTGTGATACTTATATCGACTCATTTACATGGCAACAAGGGCTTGGGTCTAAGTTACTTATTATAGATAAGCATGACTTTGAGAAGCGCCAGTACGTGGACTTGCCCGATGGTTTTGTCTTTCATTTTGGCCAAGCATTCGAAGAAGAGAACCAGATGTGGGTGGAGTTAAGTCTCTATAACAACGCCGATATCTTAACCCAAGGGATGAAGTCCCTGTTAAAAGGTGATCAAGCCGAGATAACTCCTGAGGCACAGTGGGTGCGAATTAGCATTGAGCTTGAAAGCACTACAGCATCTAACTCCGAGTTGCTAAGACTGAATGGGAAAGCTTTGTCAGCTCAAAAAACTAATGAAGCGCAAATAAGCTATTCAGGGGTCATGATGGAGTTTCCTCAATTTGATCAAAGTGGTCATGGCATGAGACTGGGTAAGGCAACCTATGGCATTGGCGCTTCAGCGTTGAGTCTCTCTGGATTAAGCGACACCTTGTACCGTGTGGCAAGTCAGCCAGAGCAAGCTGTGCAATCCTACCATTTAGGCGCCAATATTATTGCCGAAGAAGCCTTGTTTATTGAAAGTCATGATGACACGGAAGGTTACTTAGTGATGACCTGGCTTGATTATGGCAGACAAGTATCAGGGCTCAGCGTGTTTGATGCGAGCAAGATCACACAAGGGCCAATAGCAACGGCCAAGTTAGATGCCGTCATTCCCTTAGGATTTCATGGCTGTTTTATAAAAAGTGAATAA
- a CDS encoding DUF2141 domain-containing protein, with product MMKANNSSNSNSKKNTYISALTLLGLSLCGGIAHGHTLNLVVDNIPKHTGQLMIQIFDSKEKYDSGRGAFISALTPVTQTRHEIVFSQLPTADYAVRIVHDENGNGSLDVNFLGVPLEGYGFSNDAGSLGPASFEDAKVGIDSDIELIIHIR from the coding sequence ATGATGAAAGCTAACAACAGTAGCAACAGTAACAGCAAAAAAAACACTTATATTAGCGCCCTAACACTTTTGGGTTTAAGCCTATGCGGCGGCATCGCCCATGGGCATACCTTAAATTTAGTGGTAGACAATATTCCTAAACACACCGGTCAGTTAATGATCCAGATATTTGATAGTAAAGAAAAATATGACTCAGGTCGAGGGGCTTTTATATCCGCATTAACGCCAGTAACCCAGACTCGCCATGAGATTGTTTTTAGTCAATTACCCACAGCCGATTACGCCGTCAGAATCGTCCACGATGAGAATGGCAATGGCAGTTTAGATGTTAATTTTTTGGGCGTGCCGTTAGAAGGTTATGGTTTTAGCAATGATGCTGGAAGCCTGGGGCCAGCGTCTTTTGAAGATGCCAAAGTCGGCATAGACAGCGACATAGAACTTATTATTCATATTCGTTAA
- a CDS encoding sensor histidine kinase, whose protein sequence is MPLLKYPLALAEWLLILAALISWSLVSWLDLSTLQGQNFWLQSMGLCGFIGLFLLVALDILPNRHYLLIRTAILLQAALILSLLALNPNAYLAILLIIWASQLAEWFDKRQALLQLVGVNAAFYSLSAYYWNLDSSEFNLLIFSGFQLFAYSSSLAKLSEKHARLEQEQLNQQLLSTRSLLAQTSQQQERLRIARDLHDILGHQLTALSLQLEVLSHQVATETKPQVQQSQRLAKDLLANIRAVVKEKRHQTHLDLLTPLEAIMTRLPGISLRFTKMQPLQSALLAQELLCVLQEGIANAVRHGKATELELIMRQEGEQLLLTLMDNGQGGDYIPGSGLLGMQERMQAFDGKVEVKPRVEHAKKGQAHRGSQLEIRCVHPLA, encoded by the coding sequence ATGCCATTGTTGAAATATCCATTAGCACTCGCCGAGTGGCTGTTAATCCTTGCGGCACTTATTAGTTGGAGCTTGGTAAGTTGGTTAGACTTATCCACTCTGCAAGGGCAGAATTTCTGGCTGCAATCTATGGGGTTATGCGGCTTTATCGGCTTATTTTTACTGGTGGCTTTAGATATTTTACCTAACCGGCATTATTTACTTATCCGAACGGCCATACTCCTACAAGCTGCATTAATACTCAGCTTACTGGCATTGAACCCTAATGCTTATTTGGCTATTCTATTGATTATTTGGGCATCCCAGCTTGCCGAGTGGTTCGATAAACGCCAAGCCCTATTACAGCTTGTGGGGGTCAATGCGGCATTTTATAGCCTGAGTGCCTATTATTGGAATTTGGATAGTAGTGAGTTTAATCTGCTTATTTTTAGTGGCTTTCAACTATTTGCTTACAGTAGTAGCCTCGCTAAGCTCAGCGAAAAGCATGCAAGGCTTGAACAAGAGCAGCTTAATCAGCAGCTATTAAGCACGCGTTCATTGCTTGCACAAACCAGCCAGCAGCAAGAAAGGCTCAGAATAGCCCGAGACTTACACGATATTTTAGGCCATCAACTCACGGCGTTGTCACTTCAATTAGAAGTACTTAGCCATCAAGTTGCCACTGAGACTAAGCCTCAAGTGCAGCAAAGCCAACGACTTGCCAAAGATTTATTGGCCAACATTCGCGCTGTGGTAAAAGAAAAGCGTCATCAAACCCATCTTGATCTGCTGACCCCGCTGGAAGCAATAATGACCCGGCTTCCTGGGATAAGCCTGCGCTTTACTAAGATGCAGCCTCTGCAGTCGGCCCTGTTAGCCCAAGAGCTACTCTGCGTACTCCAAGAAGGCATAGCCAATGCGGTGCGCCACGGTAAAGCGACTGAGCTTGAATTAATTATGCGACAAGAGGGAGAGCAACTCTTACTGACACTCATGGATAATGGTCAAGGTGGGGATTACATCCCAGGCTCAGGCCTACTAGGCATGCAAGAAAGAATGCAGGCATTCGATGGCAAAGTTGAGGTAAAGCCCCGAGTAGAACATGCTAAAAAGGGTCAAGCTCATCGAGGATCTCAGCTTGAGATCCGCTGCGTTCACCCCTTAGCTTAA
- a CDS encoding response regulator transcription factor translates to MEIQQTNTAKPSKIRVGLVDDQQLVRQGIASLLALSDKIEVTWQAENGQQALTLLASTAIDILLSDIRMPVMDGISLLSHIRADNNQLPTLMLTTFDDSELFLTSLHAGANGFLLKDVSLDKLLNAIEVIAQGGVLIEPVVLNQLSQQAPINAPEVNPLSERETSILKFMANGCSNKEIATGVFLAEGTVKNHVSNILSKLGCRDRTRAVLKGLELGII, encoded by the coding sequence ATGGAAATTCAGCAAACCAATACAGCAAAGCCCAGTAAAATTCGTGTTGGTCTGGTTGACGACCAACAACTTGTGCGTCAAGGAATCGCTAGCCTACTGGCGCTTTCGGATAAGATAGAGGTCACCTGGCAAGCCGAAAACGGTCAGCAAGCACTTACTCTACTGGCAAGCACTGCTATAGATATACTGCTCAGTGATATAAGAATGCCTGTGATGGATGGGATAAGTTTGCTGAGCCACATTCGCGCCGACAATAATCAACTACCAACGCTTATGCTCACCACCTTCGATGACAGTGAATTGTTTCTGACCAGTTTACATGCCGGCGCTAATGGCTTTTTATTAAAAGATGTGTCCTTAGATAAATTACTCAATGCCATCGAAGTCATAGCCCAAGGCGGTGTGCTCATTGAGCCTGTGGTTCTCAATCAATTAAGCCAACAGGCGCCAATTAATGCCCCTGAAGTTAACCCGCTATCGGAGCGAGAAACCAGCATACTTAAGTTTATGGCTAATGGCTGCTCGAACAAAGAAATAGCCACTGGGGTATTTTTAGCCGAAGGCACTGTCAAAAATCACGTGTCGAATATCTTGTCCAAACTCGGCTGTCGTGATCGCACCCGCGCCGTGCTAAAAGGCTTAGAGTTAGGAATTATTTAA
- a CDS encoding hydratase/decarboxylase family protein, which yields MTPSSELALRRIAGIPGPRLAAESRPDNFIDAFALQQQISQEVCQQANTQVIGWKCLLPVTDSLTGDTKYVVAPIFASTVTTECKSSATLSTLCSVYPSSKGLARVEPELAFEFNKALAPQEGEYTHAQIDDAIGSVRLALELIQSRYSQPSEVSYFEALADGLVNQGLYLGPKIDYPKGDDLSSVAAFELQVSQGERSLPRRYQAKHPNHTPKAGLYWLVNFLSQQGIGVQAGQQVITGSYAGVLDLPMDQDIQFSYGDLGQFKLMFRVK from the coding sequence ATGACTCCAAGTAGTGAGTTAGCGTTACGACGCATAGCCGGGATCCCAGGCCCTAGGCTTGCTGCAGAATCTAGGCCTGATAACTTTATCGATGCCTTTGCCCTGCAACAGCAAATTTCCCAGGAGGTGTGCCAGCAAGCGAATACACAAGTGATTGGCTGGAAGTGCTTGCTCCCTGTGACGGATAGCCTTACAGGCGACACAAAATACGTAGTAGCGCCCATTTTTGCTTCCACAGTCACCACTGAGTGCAAAAGTAGCGCCACATTAAGCACCCTATGCAGTGTGTATCCTTCATCTAAAGGACTGGCGCGAGTCGAGCCGGAACTCGCCTTTGAATTTAACAAGGCGCTCGCTCCCCAGGAGGGTGAATATACCCATGCTCAGATAGATGATGCCATTGGTAGTGTACGCTTGGCCCTTGAGCTTATTCAGAGTCGTTATAGTCAGCCCAGTGAGGTCAGTTATTTTGAGGCCTTGGCTGATGGTCTTGTGAATCAAGGCCTGTATCTTGGTCCTAAAATCGATTACCCCAAGGGGGATGATTTAAGCTCAGTGGCGGCATTTGAGCTTCAAGTAAGCCAAGGAGAAAGGTCCCTGCCTCGTCGGTACCAAGCTAAACACCCCAATCACACCCCCAAAGCTGGGCTCTATTGGTTGGTGAACTTCTTATCTCAGCAAGGGATAGGCGTACAGGCGGGCCAGCAAGTGATAACCGGTTCCTATGCTGGCGTGCTGGATTTGCCAATGGATCAAGATATTCAGTTTAGCTATGGCGACTTAGGTCAATTTAAGCTGATGTTTCGAGTTAAATAA
- a CDS encoding nucleoside triphosphate pyrophosphohydrolase family protein yields the protein MEFTQLTQSLYEHLYRDISEFRQTFDLPLNDKASLDAKADILHTSLIIEELTELAQADSLIEQADAIVDSVYVLMGRLVHLGSTQVEDTVEISYLVDLLLNVAKNLSINFIGCWDEVHSSNMSKVCRNEQEFAETQAFYAKQGVEIMASKQGDFIIAKCAKDVEMAGKTVRQGKVLKSVYYRPADLEKMIQA from the coding sequence ATGGAATTTACTCAACTAACCCAGTCACTTTATGAGCATTTATATCGCGATATCAGTGAGTTTCGCCAAACCTTTGATTTACCGCTCAATGACAAGGCAAGTCTTGACGCTAAAGCAGACATCTTGCATACCTCATTGATTATTGAGGAGCTTACCGAATTGGCACAAGCCGATAGCTTGATTGAACAGGCCGATGCCATAGTCGATTCCGTGTATGTCTTGATGGGCCGCCTAGTCCACTTAGGTTCGACTCAAGTCGAAGACACAGTGGAAATAAGCTATTTGGTTGATTTGCTACTGAATGTTGCCAAGAACCTATCCATAAACTTCATTGGCTGTTGGGATGAGGTTCATTCGAGCAATATGAGTAAAGTGTGCCGCAATGAGCAAGAGTTTGCTGAAACCCAGGCCTTCTATGCCAAGCAAGGGGTTGAGATCATGGCTAGCAAACAAGGCGACTTTATTATTGCTAAGTGTGCAAAAGATGTGGAAATGGCGGGCAAAACAGTGCGTCAGGGCAAGGTGCTCAAGTCGGTTTATTATCGCCCTGCGGATCTCGAGAAAATGATTCAAGCGTAA
- the fre gene encoding NAD(P)H-flavin reductase — MKTIRCQVEKITPFNDAVYQVLLRPEAGFEFKAGQYLSVVMAENDKRPFSIASAPGLDTLELHIGAAVSESYPMQVVERLKNSTHIDIEAPAGDAFLRQESQRPRLMIAGGTGFSYIKSIIESQISLGQTVHTQFYWGCRNQDAMYYQGIAREWHKAHTWLEFIPVVEDAPQGWQGKQGNLLKQIEQDFVSLIGYDIYIAGRFDMVGAARQVFREMGVEEAHLYGDAFAFIK; from the coding sequence ATGAAAACCATTCGTTGTCAGGTAGAAAAAATTACGCCATTTAATGATGCTGTTTATCAGGTATTGCTTAGACCTGAGGCTGGCTTTGAATTTAAAGCAGGGCAATATCTTAGTGTTGTTATGGCAGAAAATGACAAACGTCCTTTCTCTATTGCCTCAGCACCAGGACTCGATACCCTTGAATTGCATATCGGTGCCGCGGTCAGCGAAAGCTACCCTATGCAAGTGGTGGAGCGGTTAAAGAATTCGACTCATATTGATATCGAAGCGCCAGCGGGTGACGCTTTTTTACGTCAAGAAAGTCAAAGACCTCGACTTATGATCGCGGGTGGCACAGGTTTTTCTTACATCAAAAGCATTATCGAGTCACAAATTTCCCTTGGTCAGACAGTTCACACTCAGTTTTATTGGGGTTGCCGAAACCAAGATGCCATGTATTACCAAGGCATTGCCCGTGAGTGGCACAAGGCTCACACATGGCTTGAATTTATTCCTGTCGTTGAAGATGCACCACAAGGTTGGCAAGGCAAACAGGGCAACCTGTTGAAACAAATCGAGCAAGATTTTGTTAGCCTAATCGGCTATGACATCTATATCGCCGGCCGTTTCGATATGGTCGGCGCTGCAAGGCAGGTGTTTCGTGAAATGGGCGTCGAAGAAGCGCATTTATACGGCGATGCTTTTGCTTTTATTAAATAG